AGGACGCCGAGCGCCTCCTGCTGGCCGCGGGCGTCGTGGTCCAGCATGCGCACGTGCAGCACGATGTCGTTCGCCGGCCCGTTTGGGGTGAGCTGTATGCGCACGCCCAGCCAGCCGTGGCACTCCTGACGATGCTTGAAACCCTGCGCCGCAACGGTCGCGGCGTATGCAAAGAACGTCGTGTCGGTTTCGCGCCGGCCTTGCAGGCGCTCGATCAGCAGGCCGTACTCATGGTCCAGCATTCGCCCCAGGCGCACCCGGCTGACGTAACGCCCGCCCGGTGCGCGGCCGTAGATGGCATCGGAAAAAGTCATGTCGTAGGCCGACATGGTCTTGGCCACGGTGCCCGCCGCGCCACCCGCCCGGAAGAAATAACGAGCGGTTTCCTGGCCGGCCCCGATTTCGACAATGCTGCCGTACTGCTGCGGATTCAGGTTGACCGCCAGCGCTTTCTGGACCGCTCCGGAGGTATCGATCAGGGCGCTGTCGCTGGGCTGTGAGGGATCCATACGGAAAGCTCCGGTTCAGGCCGCCGCCATGAACTGACGCAGCACATAGTTGAGGATGCCGCCGTGGCGGTAGTACTCGACCTCGATCGGCGTGTCGATGCCCGCGATCACCGGCACCTCGCGCGTGGCGCCGTCGGCTGTTGTGATACCCAGCTTCAGCGTCTGGCCAGGCTTCAACTGGTCGCCGAGATCTGGCAGCGAGAACACCTCGTCGCCCTGGATGCCCAGCGATTCGGCGGTCTCGCCGGCACGAAAGCGCAGCGGCAGCACGCCCATTCCGATCAGGTTCGAGCGGTGGATGCGCTCGAAGCTCTCGGCCAGCACCGCGCGCACGCCGAGCAACAGGGTGCCCTTGGCGGCCCAGTCGCGCGACGAGCCGGCGCCATACAGCTTGCCGGCGAGCACGATCAAGGACGTGCCATCCTGGCGGTAGCGCATGGCGGCGTCGTAGACGGACAGCTCCTCGCCGGTCGGCAGGTACTTTGTCCAGCCGCCTTCCCTGGGCGCCACCAGCGCATTCTTGAGGCGGATGTTGGCAAACGTGCCACGGGTCATGACCCGATCATTGCCGCGCCGCGAGCCGTAGCTGTTCCAGTCTTTCTTTTGCACGCCGTGCTCCAGCAGATACTGCGCCGCCGGCGTGCCGGCCGCGATGTTACCGGCCGGAGAGATGTGATCGGTGGTGACGAAATCACCCAGCATCAGCAGCGCGCGGGCATTGCGAACCGGTGCAATGGCCGACGGCTGCGGCGGGAACTGTTCGAAGAACGGCGGCTGCTGGATGTAGGTGGAATCCTCGCGCCAGTTGTACACGGCCGAGCTGGTGTCCGCGGCGATGGCGTTCCATTCCGGGTTGCTCTGTGCCACGTTGGCGTATTCCTGTCGGTACAGGGCCGGATCGCTGGCGGCGGCCATGGCCTGTGCCACCTCGGCACCGCTCGGCCAGATATCGCGCAGGTACACGCCCTGGCCGTCGCTGCCGGTGCCGATCGGCTCGCGCTCGAAGTCGATGTCGACCCGCCCGGCCAGTGCATAGGCCACCACCAGCGGCGGCGAGGCCAGGTAGTTGGCGCGCGTGTGGGGACTGACGCGGCCCTCGAAGTTGCGATTTCCTGACAGCACCGCCGCGACCACCAGGCCATTGGCGTTGATGGCATCCACCACCGGCTCGTCCAGGGGGCCTGAGTTGCCGATGCAGGTCGTGCAGCCGTAGCCGACGATGTTGAAGCGCAGGGCGTTGAGCGGTTCGAGCAGCCCGGCCTTGGCCAGGTACTCGTTGACCACCCGCGAGCCGGGCGCCAGGCTGGTCTTGACGTAGGCCGGCATGCTCAGGCCGCGCGCCACCGCCTTTTGGGCCACCAGTCCGGCGCCGACCATGACCGACGGATTCGACGTATTGGTGCAGGAGGTGATGGCGGCGATAGTCACCGAGCCGTGGTGCAAGGTGTCACCGGTGCCGGCCACCGGCCCGGTGGCGCCCAGCTGATCGGCAGGCAGGCCATAGCCGTCCTTGTCGAGCGGCGTCGACAGCGCGGCCAGGAAACTTTCCTTGACCTTGGATAAGCCGACCCGGTCGTGTGGGCGCTTGGGTCCGGCCAGGCTCGGTTCGACCGTGCCCATGTCCAGCTCCAGCACGTCGGTGAACTGGGGGTCGGGGCTGTCGCTGGTGCGGAACATGCCCTGGGCGTGGTAATAGCGCTCCACTTCGTCCAGGACTTCTGGCGGGCGGCCGGTGTTTTTCAGGTACTTGAGCGCCTCGGCATCGACCGGGAAAAAACCAATCGTGGCGCCATATTCGGGTGCCATATTGGCAATGGTGGCGCGGTCGGCCAGCGGCAGGGCATCCAGACCCGGCCCGAAGAACTCGACGAATTTCTCCACCACGCCGAATTTGCGCAGCATCTGCACCAGCGTCAGGGTCAGATCAGTGGCCGTGACGCCCTCGCGCAGGGCGCCGGTCAGGCGCACGCCAACCACCTGCGGCATCTTGATGTAGATCGGCTGGCCCAGCATGCAGGCCTCGGCCTCGATGCCGCCGACGCCCCAGCCGACAATGCCCAGGCCGTTGATCATGGTGGTGTGCGAGTCGGTGCCGACCAGCGAATCCGGATACAGCACGCCGTCCTTGCCACGCAGCACGCCGCGCGCGAAATGCTCCAGGTTCACCTGATGCACGATGCCGACCGACGGCGGGATGATGCTGAGCGTGTCGAACGCCGCCTGGCCCCAGCGCAGGAACTCGTAACGCTCCAGGTTGCGCTCGAACTCAAGATCGACGTTCTTGCCCAGCGCCTGCGAGGTGCCCGCGAAATCCACCTGCACCGAGTGATCGATCACCAGGTCCACTGGCACCAGCGGCTCGATTTTGCTCGGATCCTTGCCGGCCGCGGCCATGGCGCTGCGCAGCGCCGCCAGATCGACCACGCAGGGCACGCCGGTGAAGTCCTGCAGAATCACCCGGCCGGGGATAAACGGCACCTCGGCGTCCGGGTCGCCGCGACCCCAGGCCAACAGCGCCTCGACGTGGTGTGGCTCCAGCGCCGCGTGGTCCTGGTGGCGCAGCGCCGATTCGAGCAGCACTTTGACCGAATACGGCAACCGGGCCGGATCGCCAAACCCGAGCTCAGCCAGTGCCGGCAGGCTGTAATAAGCCGCGCTGTCCCCATTGGCAAGAGTGAGCGTGCGGTGGCTGGCGGCGAACTTGGACTGGCCCATAAAGACTCCGAGGGGGTTTTTGATCCTGCCCAGGGCAGGCGATAGACAGGCCGCGCCGTGAGATTGACGCTGACAAGCTAGAATTATAGCCAAGTGACCCCGCTTTCGGCGGTGCAAAAAACCTGCCAGTCGCGCCCGGAGCCCCATGCCGACTTCCGATCTCACCGCCCTGTCGCCGCTTGATGGCCGTTATCGGGACAAAACCGCCGCGCTGCGCCCACTGGCCAGCGAGTTCGGCCTGATCCGTTATCGACTGCGCGTGGAACTGGCCTGGCTACGTGTATTAGCGGCCGCTGCGCCGATTAATGAACTACCACCACTGAGCGAAAAGGCGCTTGAGCGCCTGACCGCCATCGAAAGCGACTTCGACCAGGCCGCTGCCGCGCGGGTCAAGGCGCTGGAGGAGTCCACCAACCACGACGTGAAGGCGCTCGAATATTTCATCCTCGAACAGTTCCAGAGCGAGCCTGAGCTGGCGGCCGCCCGTGGCTTCGTGCACTTCGCCTGCACCTCCGAGGACATCA
This Immundisolibacter sp. DNA region includes the following protein-coding sequences:
- the acnA gene encoding aconitate hydratase AcnA, whose product is MGQSKFAASHRTLTLANGDSAAYYSLPALAELGFGDPARLPYSVKVLLESALRHQDHAALEPHHVEALLAWGRGDPDAEVPFIPGRVILQDFTGVPCVVDLAALRSAMAAAGKDPSKIEPLVPVDLVIDHSVQVDFAGTSQALGKNVDLEFERNLERYEFLRWGQAAFDTLSIIPPSVGIVHQVNLEHFARGVLRGKDGVLYPDSLVGTDSHTTMINGLGIVGWGVGGIEAEACMLGQPIYIKMPQVVGVRLTGALREGVTATDLTLTLVQMLRKFGVVEKFVEFFGPGLDALPLADRATIANMAPEYGATIGFFPVDAEALKYLKNTGRPPEVLDEVERYYHAQGMFRTSDSPDPQFTDVLELDMGTVEPSLAGPKRPHDRVGLSKVKESFLAALSTPLDKDGYGLPADQLGATGPVAGTGDTLHHGSVTIAAITSCTNTSNPSVMVGAGLVAQKAVARGLSMPAYVKTSLAPGSRVVNEYLAKAGLLEPLNALRFNIVGYGCTTCIGNSGPLDEPVVDAINANGLVVAAVLSGNRNFEGRVSPHTRANYLASPPLVVAYALAGRVDIDFEREPIGTGSDGQGVYLRDIWPSGAEVAQAMAAASDPALYRQEYANVAQSNPEWNAIAADTSSAVYNWREDSTYIQQPPFFEQFPPQPSAIAPVRNARALLMLGDFVTTDHISPAGNIAAGTPAAQYLLEHGVQKKDWNSYGSRRGNDRVMTRGTFANIRLKNALVAPREGGWTKYLPTGEELSVYDAAMRYRQDGTSLIVLAGKLYGAGSSRDWAAKGTLLLGVRAVLAESFERIHRSNLIGMGVLPLRFRAGETAESLGIQGDEVFSLPDLGDQLKPGQTLKLGITTADGATREVPVIAGIDTPIEVEYYRHGGILNYVLRQFMAAA